The Chitinophaga niabensis genome segment TATACGCTTGGGATCGGGTTTACCATATTCATCGAAAAGTTCAGAAACTACGGACGGCCGTAATAATGGCGGCAATGAACAATGCCAGCCCTGGAAACAGGATGGTCCTGGAGAAATAGTTTGATTTCATTCAGCTTACTTGTGTCAGTTTTTCCTCTGCCACTTTTTTAATTTTAAATATAGTCGTTCTCCAATAAAACGCCAGATGTTTAAGGATCACTTCTGTGGGGAAGTTTTCGATATTAAGTGTTAACAAGGTTCCTTCTTCAGCAGGCGTTAATACAAACTCCATAACCGTATAGTTTTCCGGTTTATCAGGCAGCCGGGAAATATTGCTCAGGTGGCTGTAGCTTAGCCTGCTCTCTTTTTCGTACTGCAGCACCCATCCGCTATTCTCAAATTTCATATGATGAAACCCCTGGATAAGGATCGGGGAATTGATCTCCCAGGTGGTAATTACTTTTATCTGCAATTCATCACCCCCCATCCAGTCCGCCATTATCTCAGGAGTTGTGAGTATATTCCAGACCTGTTCCCGGGTTGCATGTATGAGCACATTCGTTGAAAATTTATCCGTCATGATGCGAAGCCATTTAAGTTCAAAACTACAGGTTTTGCATCAGCCGTCTGAAAGGATTTCAGACATGAAAACTTTTCATCACTTAATGAATAGCGGTACGATTATACTGATTATCAGCCACTTATTAATCAAGCTGATCTACCAGGTTACGGGGGCTGAAATTTTAACATTTCTGGTACGATTCTCGTATAACTTTTCCCTGTTTTTGTCGTCTTATATATGTAACAACAGCGTATCGCATGAGAATTATACATTCATTGCCTGCCGTTCTGGTCAGCTTAATGCTGACTACCGGCGTACAGGCACAGGACGAAACGGGTTTACCTGGAGACAACTTCAGCCTTGAAGGCGCACTGGAGATGTTCAAAAAGGCTCAAAATCCCGGAGAATTTGAGAAAATGCTGAATACTAAAGAGAATGGTGTAAATAACCTGGATCTGAACCAAGACGGGGATATCGATTATATCCGCGTTGTCAATAAAAAAGACGGGGATATACAACTCTTCGTGTTGCAGGCATTAGTGTCGCCTTCAGAAAGTCAGGACGTTGCCGTGATAGAGCTCGAGAAAACCGCAGACGACCATGCCGTGATACAGATCGTGGGAGATGAAGACATCTATGGCGTATCAAAGTTGGTGGAACCTTCCGATGATGACCAGGTGACTGCTTTTGATGAAACATTATCAGACAGGCCGCATGGGCCGAATGCAGCTTTTGCTCCATCCGGGCTGGTGGTGAATGTGTGGTTCTGGCCTTCCGTTCGTTTTGTGTTCGCACCACATTATGCTATCTGGGTATCTCCCTGGAGGTGGTATCACTATCCAACATGGTGGCGTCCCTGGAGGCCGCTGGCCTGGGATATCTATGAGCCTATCTGCTACCGCTACAGGCCCAGGTATGTGATAGTGCATACACATCGTATTGTACGTGCACCTTATATCTATCGCCCGATGCGTGTTTATTCGAGGAGTGTTTATGACAGGAATCGGGTAGTGGTAACTAACTACCGCAATAATTACCGGAGTGCACCGTCTCGTGCTAATGGTATGGACAGGAATGTGCCATCAAGACAGTTTGACCGTAACGGGGTGAACAGAAGTGCGCCATCGAGACAATTTGATCGTAGTCCTGCTGTAGCAGACAGGAGTACCCCTTCGAGACAATTTGATCGCAGTCCTGATATAAACAGGAGTACACCTTCGAGACAGTTTGATCGCAACCCTGATATAGACAGGAGTACACCTTCGAGACAATTTGATCGCAGCCCTGATATAAACAGGAGTACACCTTCGAGACAATTTGATCGCAGCCCCGACGTGAACAGGAGTACACCATCAAGGGAGTTTGACCGTTCTACCCCGATCACCAGACCGGAGAGACGAGTAGACCGTAGCCCTGAGAATGTTACCAGTCCACGGCGCGAATACAATCGTAACGCTGCTCCTCAACGTCAATATAACCCGGGGCCACAGCGCTCCTTCGATCGCAGCCCGCGTTCAGTTGACAGACCGCAACGTTCCTTCGATCGCAGCTCACACTCGATCTCCAGGCCACAGGGAGGGCAATCAGCACCACAAAGGGGTGGTGAACATGGCCGGTCTGCACGTCAAAGATCTTAGCTAAACTTATAATAGGGAAAGGGAACACATCAGGCGATGTGTTCCCTTTCTTTTTTACCATTGTTGAATGATAATACAAACATCGGACTCATCCTTCAATGCGAATTCCTTCGCACCCCATGGCCGGAGCGTAACTTTCCTGAGATTAGGATGTAGTAATTCAGGGTGCGTTGAAGCTACTTTCTCATAGACCTCTGCAATATTGTTTGTTACAAGTCTTATTTCAGGCCTGTCTTTTTCAGCGTATTCTTTATTCTGAAAAAGGTTTACCCGTAACTCGTCTTTTTCAATCACGCAAAAAGGATGCTCTGTCTTCAATTCATCATAACCAATCCTGAATTCAAGGCACTCCACAAAAAGTTTGAGGCCCACCTGAATATCTGTGTAAAATACATTGGGAACGAGTCTGGTAAATTTCATTTTGAATTAGTTTACAACCGATGAAAGATAAGACTTACTACGTTTATTTAGGCTCAGGAAAACCCGGGACCATCGCATTAATAGATGCAGGCATCGATTCATCCAGTCAGCAAATGATAGTCCCCTATGCTGATGTCGTAGAATTGTTTAAAAAATTCATATCGCTTCATAAAATCAAATATATGGGTAAATTGGGGTATGAAAAGTATTACTGTTTTCTGCGGATCCAGTTTCGGCCATGACGAAATTTATAAAACCCAGGCAACCCTGCTTGGGCAGACATTAGCAGAGAAAAGGATCCGGTTGATCTATGGCGGGGCAAATGTCGGCTTAATGGGTGCCGTTGCAGATGGAGCTCTAAATGCAGGTGGAGAAGTGACTGGCGTATTACCCAGGTTCTTACAGGAAAAGGAAATCGCCCACAACCATCTGACAGAACTGATCCTTGTAGAAAGCATGCACGAACGAAAAATTAAAATGAACGACCTGTGCGAAGGCGTAATTGCTTTGCCAGGTGGTTATGGTACATTAGAAGAACTTTTTGAAATGCTCACCTGGGCGCAACTTGGGCTGCATAAAAAACCAATAGGCCTTTTAAATATAAACGGGTATTACGACTGTTTAAACATATTGACAAAAACCATGGTTGATAGCGGGTTTTTGAAACAGCTCAACCAGGAGATGCTTTTAGTAAGCGATAATATTGAAGACCTGCTGAACAAGATGTTTGCCTATAAAGCACCTGAGGTTGGGAAATGGGTGACAAAGGAGCGTTTATAGACCCGCAGCTGCCACTGTGTGCTCATGATACCGGATCGGGGCCACAGCATTGATCACATCTTTTCGTTTGCTCATATCAATGGGATAATTCCTTTTTGACCTTTTATAGCTATAAAATGAATTCATGAACAGGGACAACAGAAATGCCCCTCTTCTTAAGGTGAATACTCCCCGCAGAATTCGCCTGAAAGCATACAAGGGTGAAAATGATTTCTTCCATAAGGTCCTGTGTGCCTGCAGTAGTTGGTCCTCACTTATTTTTTTGGGCACAAATGCAACGTTATAACCATTGTAAAAGTGCCAGTTCCTCTCCTCCAGGATCCGCCCTTCCCTATTTAATGTGGTATAAATAGGTGTTCCCCTGAATGGCGTCATGATACTAAGAAAAGGTACATCGATACCGATCTTCATCAATTGATCTGCCATATTGATGATGCTTTCTTCATCGTCGTGATCAAATCCTGCGATAAAACCGGCCATTACCGCGATACCTCTTTTTCTGATCTCCTTTACTGCAGCACTGTAGTTGCCGATCTTGTTCTGCCGCTTATTAGCATCAGCAAGCGAATCCACTCCGAAGGACTCGATCCCCAGGAATACACCTATACAGCCTGAGGCCTTCATCAGGTCCAGCAACTCCGGATCTTTGGCGATATCCATGCTCGCCTGCGTGAGCCACCACTTTTTCAGCGGGATCATTTTCCGCAGAAGCTCCCTGATGTAGGGGCGTTTGATGGTGAGATTGTCGTCCCAAAACCAAACGATCTTTTTCTGCCACCAGTGGTTGAACTTATCATAAGATGCGTCGCGTATCACATCCTCCACCGGGCGTAACCGAAAGCCGGGATTCAGTGAAGGCACTGTACAAAAAGAGCAGGAGAAAGGGCAGCCCCTCGTTGCCTGTATCACCTTTTTAATAAAGAACCGGCCCGGCAACAGGTCATACCGCGGAGTAGGAAGGTCTTTCATATCGCAGGGGCTTCCCGTATATACCCGTTTTAACTGGTCAAGACCGAAATCCTTTAACAGCCCAGGCCAAACATTCTCCGCCTCCCCGGTAACAATAGCATCAAAGTAGGCGAGCGCTTCTGCCTGGCAATACGTAACATGCGGGCCTCCTGCCACCACCACCTTCCCTCTTTTCCTAAATTCAACAGCCAGGTTGTAGGCTGCCATGGCGAATCCGCTGAAAAAAGAAATGGCGATGAGATCTGCATCAGTGTCGAGGTTAATCCTGTCGATCTGCTGGTGAAACACACTTACCGTATGTTCGGCAGGAGTAATGGCAGCCAGGTGAATGCCAGTGACGGGTGGTACAAAATCCCGTTCATGCCCGAATTCGTATCGTTGTACGTATGCTATGATGATGTCTATTTTCATAAACCAATCATTGGTTGTTCGAAACAAATATACACATACTTTGTATTTCAAAGTACTTTTTACCATCATTATTTACAGACCTTAGAATGAAAATAAATTTGGGGGTATGTAATCTATACATTACATTTAGTACTGTAAACATTACATTATGCGCCGAAATTCTTTCCCTTATTCCTATTGGGCTAAAATATTGGGGGTACTGATCATCATTGCCGGTATTTTTAGTTTTTTCCAGCAATACCATAAAAAGGGCGTTTATGATTTCAATGAATTAGCTGTTGGATTAAGCTGGGGATTTGTCTTTATTTTCTTTTCTAAGGAAAAGACGGATGATGAAATGGTAAGAAGTCTAAAATTCAAAGCATTGGCAACAGCATTGATTGCCTCATTTTCAATTACCCATCTTTACAATTACTTCTTCCTTAACTGGCATTTTGAGCGCGGGAGGGATGTAATTCTTTCCATCTCAGCTTATCAGTTCTTAGCCTTCACATTAATGACCGCTACTGCTTACTTTTATTACCTGAAGTATCAGATGACTTTAAATGAAGGGGAATGAAAAATCTTATTAAGGTGGAGCGCGCGAGGCAAAATTTAACACAAGCGGAATTAGCTGAAAAAGTGAAAGTAGCCAGGCAAACTATTATTGCAATTGAAGCGGGTAAATTCCTCCCTTCTACGATCTTAGCCTTTAAAATTGCCAAAATACTAAATTGTACAGCTGATGAACTTTTTGAGCTGGAAGACCTGGATTGGCTGTAAGCACGAATCCAAGGATAGTGCTACCCTGGCTTCATCCTTGCTTCATGTTAGCTCCTGGAGCGGTTTAGAGCAAGGATGAAGCAAGGATAAAGCAAGGGTTAAGCCTGAATAAAGCCACCATAGCGGGTTTCAGCCAATTCATTTTCCTAATGCATTGATAACCAAGGAATGATTTCATATTATGTTAAATAGAACCAATGATTCACCAGATATTTGAACCGAACAGCGACTTAGCGGCATTCGTCAAATGTTATTGGACATTGGAAAGCCTGAAAGAGAAAACACCTGAAAAGAACACCATTGTTCCTGATGGGTGTATGAAAATGATCTTTCATCACGGAGATCCGTACAAACACTACACAGAAACCGGGAACAGCGTTCTCTTACCACGATGTTTTGTTATCGGTCAACTCACCGGGCCATATGAAGTAGAGCCTACAGGAGAAACAGGCATTTTCTTTGTCTGCTTTCATCCACACGGATTTTTGCCCTTTGCCACCTTTCCCATCAAAGAAATGGAAAACACAGCCGTTCCTTTGGAGAAATTGTTTGGAAAAGACGGGCAGGAAATAGAAGAAAAGATCCTTCATGCCGGCACAACTTCAGAAAGGATACAGCTGATCGAAAAATTTTTATTCAACCGGTTAACTGATACTGAAACCATTGATCACATTGTACAATCAGCCATTGAAACCATTTTAACAGCAAACGGGCAACTCTCCGTTGATGAACTCTCCAGGAAAAACAATACCAACCGAAGACAACTGGTGCGTAAATTCTCATCCTCCATTGGCCTAAGCCCGAAACAACTTTCAAAGACCATAAGGCTGCAGGCAACCCTCAAAATGCTGCTGAACAGGAAAATCACCAGCCTTACAGACCTGGCTTACGAAAGCGAATATTACGACCAGGCCCATTTTATTAAAGATTTCAAAGAATTTACCGGGCTGACCCCTAAAGAATTTTATGGAGATCATCTGAAGATGTCTCTGATCTTTGACAGCGGGGATTAACCTTGTCCCATTTTTACAATTTTAGGGCCTAAAGTCTTTGCAACTTTGCTGTCTAATAATTTGACAATGGAGAACGTAATCACTTTTTTCGACATTCCTGCAACGGATTTCAGCAGGGCTGTATCTTTTTACAAAGCCATTTTAGGTCTGGAAATAAACGAAACAGATATGTTTGGTACCAAAATGGCCTTCTTCCCTTCTGACGGAACAAATGTATCTGGAGCAATTGTTCAAGGCAAAGATTACAAACCCTCAACAGACGGCGTTATTGTTTACCTAAATGGTGGTAACGACCTACAGAACGTATTGGATAAAGTGGAAAGTAACAACGGAAAAGTAATTGTCCCCAAAACCCATATCAGCCCTGAAGTTGGATACATCGCCATGTTTATCGACACTGAAGGAAATAAAATGGCCCTTCATTCCCTCAACTAAAGCAGATGAATATATCCACGCTCAACTTTCTGAAAAAGTTAGACCAGAACAATAACCGTGAATGGTTTAATGCGCATAAAAAACTATTCACTGTTGCCAGTGAGGATGTAACTTCGTTTGTTGAAGAACTGATAAGGGAAATTGCCAGATTTGATAAGGAAACAGGGAAAGCAGATCCGAAAAAATCACTTTTCAGGATATATCGCGACACGAGGTTTTCCCATAACAAGGACCCTTACAAGATCAATTTCGGCGCAAATATTGGATCTAAAAATGCGGGATACTATCTCCATATCCAGCCCAATCAGTCTTTCTTGGCGGGAGGTATCTATATGCTTGAAAATGACAAGCTGAAAGCGTTGCGGAAAGAGATCTCCAATAATGCCGGAGCGTTTCAAAAGATTGTGGAGGAAGAAGGTTTTTGTGGTTATTTCGGAGGTTTAAGCGAAGAGGGGAAACTAAAACGTGTTCCTGCAGGTTTTGAAAAAGAAGATCCGATGGCTGAATATTTGAAACTTAAACGTTTTGTGGCAGTTAGGCCTGTTGCCGACAAAGAACTTTTGGAAAAGGATGCTCCGAAAAAGTTTGCGGAGGTTTATAGATCCCTGAAGCCTCTCAAGGATTTTCTGAATGCACCTTTTCTGTAGCGCTTTTAGAGAAGTAATTGCAGCCTCACAACAGTACCGTTGTGAGGCTTTTTTTGTTGCCGAAAACGGTAATACAACGAAAGTAGGATCTCCATCGAATTCACCCGATATCCGTATATTTATAGTAAACCCGGGTGATGGAACATTATTATGATACCCTTTTTGCGTATATCTCCCTGATAATCGATATTCCAGAGCATGACAGGGCGCAATGCCGCAATACTTTTAAGCCCTTGCGGGTAGCCAGGGATACTATGTTAGAGGTAGCCGGGGAAGTTCCGGTGCACCATAATTTCATTGTATCAGGTTTTATGCGAAAGTTCTATATCAATGATAAAGGGGAGGAAGTAACCGTTGACTTAAACAATAGCTCACGGTTCTTTACCTCCTATTTCCCTTTTGTAAATCAGAGCATCTCCAATGAATACCTCCAATGCATTACTGATTGTGAGTTGCTGAGGATCACCAAGGCCGATGCAGACAGTTCTTCACAAACCAGCATTACACAAAAGGACTATACAATCAGGCTATTCCAGCAAATACAGGAAGAAGACAGGCAACGAATGAATGATCTGGCCACGCTTACTGCCGAGCAACGGTATGTAAAGCTGATAAAGGATTGTCCGAATATAATAAAGAATGTACCCCTGAAATATATTGCCTCCTATCTCGGAATAAAACCTGAAAGTCTCAGCAGGATAAGGCGGGAGATCATTTCTTAACAATTGTTAAGTAGAAAATCATCAGGCTGAAGTTACCTTTAACCAATCACTTCAGCGACATGAAACAAGTAATCCAAACGCTAGCTCTGCCCCTCTTCAGGAATGTTACCCGTTTTTGGTTTGTAGTAACCTTTTTAGGGCAGTTGATCTTTGCATACTATATACTAATGCTCTACTATAAATCCACTGCTCTTGGCGACTTCGAAAAGTGGAATACCGCTAATCCCCATTTCTATATCAAAGGAGACGTTGCCGGAAACCTGATCTTTGGCTTTCACGTTGCATTGGCCGCTGTAATAACCATTCTTGGGCCTTTACAATTAATAAGTATGATCAGGAACAAGGTGCCAAAGGTCCACAGGATCTGCGGCAGGATATACATCTTTTCGGCGTTCCTTATTAGCGCTGCAGGCTTATACCTCACCTGGGTAAGAGGCTCCGTTGGTGGGCTATTTAGTGCTATCGGCATAAGTATTAATGCGCTGATCATTATTGTGTCTGCCTTTTTTACCATCAGGTATGCCATACAAAGGAATACAAAGTTACATAATCAATGGGCTGTGCACCTGTTACTGGCAATGAGTGGTGTATGGTTATTCCGGGTATTTTTCATGCTCTGGATGTTGGTTCACAGAGCTCCTGTTGGTTTTGATCCTGAAACATTTACCGGGCCTTTTTTAAACGCACTGGCAGTATTTGTTTACATCCTTCCCCAAGCTGTGGTAGCTTTGTATTTTAAAGCCAGATTCTCAGGTTCTGCCAATAAAAAACTGGCATTTTCACTATTGCTTTTTGCTATAACTATTGGTATTGCCGCAGGGACGGTGGGGGCTATCCTGGGCATGTGGCTTCCAAGGATATGATAATGCTGTAAATGCCAAAAGCCTTAAAGGTGTGAAGCTAATGTTTTGATTATTGTATTTTGAAACTTTTCAGGTTCATCCTGCTGAATTTGATGCCCTGAATTTTCAAATAAAAACAAATCCTTCTCAGGTGCTTCTAATTCCTCAAAATATTCCTTTGTGATCCTTGTCGATGTTTGAAGATCGGTTTTACCAACAAAAAATGAAGAAAATGGTTCTTGAAATCATTGCTTGTTGCAAATTCTTTGCCCTCTTTATAAAAAAGCCACTTTCTTAAGTAGAACAGGTCTTCGTCAATTCTAAAAGGAATATCTACGCTCGCTAATTCTTTACTGGCAAGAACATTTTCAGGTTCGGTAGTTTCATTCAACAAAATCATTCAAGAACATTAGATGCTTTTTATGTTTTTCTACATCAATGATTCGTTAATTTAAAATCTATTGAAAGTGAAGGGTATTCCGTTTTTCCTGGAAAAACATGTTTGAAGGGCAACAAAAAGGCTTCACAAAAGTGAAGCCTTTTTGCTATCGTAGCGCGAAACCGGTGTTAAAATGGCTGAATTTATTTTAAGATAATATAAAGCGGTCGCAGGAATTCGCTTGCTGACTTACACGATGATTGCAAAAAGTAAACCGGCTGAAAAATATTATGCAGATAGTGAATCCTATTATTTATTTCCCAGTAATTCTCCCAGTCGTTTTTGTAGCGCCTCCCCCGTCAGGTTAACGGCTACAACAATCCCATCAGGGTCAATCAACCAGTTGGAAGGAACAGCTTTTACATTATACACCACTGCAGCATAAGTATCCCATCCTTTCATATCGCCCACATGTAACCAGGGAAGATCATCCTTTTTCACAGCTTCCATCCACGCAGCGCTATCTTTGTCCAGCGTAACGGCCAATACTTCCAGCCCTTTATCCTTATAGGCAGCATATGCATTTTTTACATTAGGGTTCTCTCTGCGGCAAGGTACACACCAGGATGCCCAGAAATCCAGTAAAACATATTTACCGCGTAAAGCATGCAGCGAAACTGGTTTTCCTGCCATATTGTTCATTGTGAAATCCGGCGCGGCAGTACCTGGTTTCAGCGTAGCCAGCTTGCTCAGTTCCTTCAGGTATTTCTTTGCCTCATAACTACCGGTAACTCCAGGTGACATTGTATTGTAGAGCATATTCAGATAAGTATGCTTTGAAGTAAGCAGGTTCCTTCCCAACTGCGTTTCCCATATATCTTTGAACAATTGCCAGCTTACATAAGAATCAGGATGTTTACGGATAAACCCGGTATTTACGGAATCGAGGATATCCCATGTAACCTCCATCTGGCTTACCAGTATATTCTTGTTTGCTTCATTTTCTCTGGATGCAACAAGTTTCCGGTACAAAGACCCTGTTTTCTGTGAAACCGGAAATTGTAACGATCTCAGCTCCTCATGCAGTTTCTGTGCCATAGAGCCTTCTACTGTAGCTCTCCTCAGCGTTTCTCCTTTCACGTAGATGTTGCCGGCATCCAGGAAGAAAGTCAATACCTCCGGCCTGAGATAATACGGATCGGATGGAGAATCACCTTTTTTGATCAGGATCAGATTGCAGGGGCCGGGAAAAGCTGTGCTTCCATTGTAAGTAAATTTCCCGTCAGATACCGCAACAGTGTCGGCCATTTCTATCTGCCTGCCACCCGCTTCGGTAAAATAATGAAACACTACTTTGGCTGCCTCACTTAGAGGATTGATTTGCCCGAAAACAGCAAATTTCAGTTTACCGGAACGGATCTCATCTTCAGATGGCATGTTTACCGGAGGCATCTCTTCCTCCTTCATGGCAAATGAATAAGATCCGGAGTGCAACTTTTCTGCAATTGACCTGCCCGTTTTCGATTGCCGTTGTTTTTTGGACAGGTGATTGTACAACCTCTTCACATCGTCTTCAGGAAGTGTTTGAATGTTCTCATCAATTAAGAAAGTACTTAAATGGGTGGAAGAATGAGCCTTAACGATGTCTTCCAGCCGGTTTATCAATTCTTTTTGCTGGAAGAATTTCATGTCCTGCTGATAAGCATCATAATTGGGTTCAGTAGCAGTCAGGAAACTTTTACCATATTTCAACCGGAGATATTGTTCTGCCAGATATTCGTCTTTAAGTGATTTCTTTATATATGCCAGATACGCCATGGACAAGGAAGGGGAAGATATCGTCATACCATTGACCGGCCTGCCCTTGCTGAAATCGATATCCATTTCAATGGCGCCTGGCGCTTCTATGTAAACCGGGGTCATGTGTATCGCATTGGCGCCAAGCATCATTTTATGCGACATATAAACAAGGCCCGGTGCCGAAAAAGGTATGGAAGCAGTGTACCTGCCATCTTCCACCACAGCACTGTCTCTTCTGTTATGGGTTGAAAAAAAGATGACATCCCCTTTATCCGTACCGGACACGGTACCGCTTATGACAGTTACCGCCTCCTGGGAACGGGCCTCCCCGGAAAAAATGATGAATAGTATTGCAATGAAAAAAAAACGAATCATAATTGCTTTTTAAAATGGTCAGAAGAATTAAAATATTACCGGGCATTCTGTTCCAGCCCGCTGAGCAGGATCTCGGTATCAGGAATGGGCATAGTGTAGCGTGGACTGTTAGGCGTCAGTTCATATTCCACGCCTTTC includes the following:
- a CDS encoding SRPBCC family protein encodes the protein MTDKFSTNVLIHATREQVWNILTTPEIMADWMGGDELQIKVITTWEINSPILIQGFHHMKFENSGWVLQYEKESRLSYSHLSNISRLPDKPENYTVMEFVLTPAEEGTLLTLNIENFPTEVILKHLAFYWRTTIFKIKKVAEEKLTQVS
- a CDS encoding SNUT3/LISCH7 family protein; protein product: MRIIHSLPAVLVSLMLTTGVQAQDETGLPGDNFSLEGALEMFKKAQNPGEFEKMLNTKENGVNNLDLNQDGDIDYIRVVNKKDGDIQLFVLQALVSPSESQDVAVIELEKTADDHAVIQIVGDEDIYGVSKLVEPSDDDQVTAFDETLSDRPHGPNAAFAPSGLVVNVWFWPSVRFVFAPHYAIWVSPWRWYHYPTWWRPWRPLAWDIYEPICYRYRPRYVIVHTHRIVRAPYIYRPMRVYSRSVYDRNRVVVTNYRNNYRSAPSRANGMDRNVPSRQFDRNGVNRSAPSRQFDRSPAVADRSTPSRQFDRSPDINRSTPSRQFDRNPDIDRSTPSRQFDRSPDINRSTPSRQFDRSPDVNRSTPSREFDRSTPITRPERRVDRSPENVTSPRREYNRNAAPQRQYNPGPQRSFDRSPRSVDRPQRSFDRSSHSISRPQGGQSAPQRGGEHGRSARQRS
- a CDS encoding VOC family protein: MKFTRLVPNVFYTDIQVGLKLFVECLEFRIGYDELKTEHPFCVIEKDELRVNLFQNKEYAEKDRPEIRLVTNNIAEVYEKVASTHPELLHPNLRKVTLRPWGAKEFALKDESDVCIIIQQW
- a CDS encoding LOG family protein — protein: MKSITVFCGSSFGHDEIYKTQATLLGQTLAEKRIRLIYGGANVGLMGAVADGALNAGGEVTGVLPRFLQEKEIAHNHLTELILVESMHERKIKMNDLCEGVIALPGGYGTLEELFEMLTWAQLGLHKKPIGLLNINGYYDCLNILTKTMVDSGFLKQLNQEMLLVSDNIEDLLNKMFAYKAPEVGKWVTKERL
- a CDS encoding B12-binding domain-containing radical SAM protein, whose translation is MKIDIIIAYVQRYEFGHERDFVPPVTGIHLAAITPAEHTVSVFHQQIDRINLDTDADLIAISFFSGFAMAAYNLAVEFRKRGKVVVAGGPHVTYCQAEALAYFDAIVTGEAENVWPGLLKDFGLDQLKRVYTGSPCDMKDLPTPRYDLLPGRFFIKKVIQATRGCPFSCSFCTVPSLNPGFRLRPVEDVIRDASYDKFNHWWQKKIVWFWDDNLTIKRPYIRELLRKMIPLKKWWLTQASMDIAKDPELLDLMKASGCIGVFLGIESFGVDSLADANKRQNKIGNYSAAVKEIRKRGIAVMAGFIAGFDHDDEESIINMADQLMKIGIDVPFLSIMTPFRGTPIYTTLNREGRILEERNWHFYNGYNVAFVPKKISEDQLLQAHRTLWKKSFSPLYAFRRILRGVFTLRRGAFLLSLFMNSFYSYKRSKRNYPIDMSKRKDVINAVAPIRYHEHTVAAAGL
- a CDS encoding helix-turn-helix transcriptional regulator, with the protein product MKNLIKVERARQNLTQAELAEKVKVARQTIIAIEAGKFLPSTILAFKIAKILNCTADELFELEDLDWL
- a CDS encoding helix-turn-helix domain-containing protein, with amino-acid sequence MIHQIFEPNSDLAAFVKCYWTLESLKEKTPEKNTIVPDGCMKMIFHHGDPYKHYTETGNSVLLPRCFVIGQLTGPYEVEPTGETGIFFVCFHPHGFLPFATFPIKEMENTAVPLEKLFGKDGQEIEEKILHAGTTSERIQLIEKFLFNRLTDTETIDHIVQSAIETILTANGQLSVDELSRKNNTNRRQLVRKFSSSIGLSPKQLSKTIRLQATLKMLLNRKITSLTDLAYESEYYDQAHFIKDFKEFTGLTPKEFYGDHLKMSLIFDSGD
- a CDS encoding VOC family protein; this encodes MENVITFFDIPATDFSRAVSFYKAILGLEINETDMFGTKMAFFPSDGTNVSGAIVQGKDYKPSTDGVIVYLNGGNDLQNVLDKVESNNGKVIVPKTHISPEVGYIAMFIDTEGNKMALHSLN
- a CDS encoding DUF2461 domain-containing protein → MNISTLNFLKKLDQNNNREWFNAHKKLFTVASEDVTSFVEELIREIARFDKETGKADPKKSLFRIYRDTRFSHNKDPYKINFGANIGSKNAGYYLHIQPNQSFLAGGIYMLENDKLKALRKEISNNAGAFQKIVEEEGFCGYFGGLSEEGKLKRVPAGFEKEDPMAEYLKLKRFVAVRPVADKELLEKDAPKKFAEVYRSLKPLKDFLNAPFL
- a CDS encoding Crp/Fnr family transcriptional regulator produces the protein MEHYYDTLFAYISLIIDIPEHDRAQCRNTFKPLRVARDTMLEVAGEVPVHHNFIVSGFMRKFYINDKGEEVTVDLNNSSRFFTSYFPFVNQSISNEYLQCITDCELLRITKADADSSSQTSITQKDYTIRLFQQIQEEDRQRMNDLATLTAEQRYVKLIKDCPNIIKNVPLKYIASYLGIKPESLSRIRREIIS
- a CDS encoding DUF2306 domain-containing protein; translated protein: MKQVIQTLALPLFRNVTRFWFVVTFLGQLIFAYYILMLYYKSTALGDFEKWNTANPHFYIKGDVAGNLIFGFHVALAAVITILGPLQLISMIRNKVPKVHRICGRIYIFSAFLISAAGLYLTWVRGSVGGLFSAIGISINALIIIVSAFFTIRYAIQRNTKLHNQWAVHLLLAMSGVWLFRVFFMLWMLVHRAPVGFDPETFTGPFLNALAVFVYILPQAVVALYFKARFSGSANKKLAFSLLLFAITIGIAAGTVGAILGMWLPRI
- a CDS encoding TlpA disulfide reductase family protein; translated protein: MIRFFFIAILFIIFSGEARSQEAVTVISGTVSGTDKGDVIFFSTHNRRDSAVVEDGRYTASIPFSAPGLVYMSHKMMLGANAIHMTPVYIEAPGAIEMDIDFSKGRPVNGMTISSPSLSMAYLAYIKKSLKDEYLAEQYLRLKYGKSFLTATEPNYDAYQQDMKFFQQKELINRLEDIVKAHSSTHLSTFLIDENIQTLPEDDVKRLYNHLSKKQRQSKTGRSIAEKLHSGSYSFAMKEEEMPPVNMPSEDEIRSGKLKFAVFGQINPLSEAAKVVFHYFTEAGGRQIEMADTVAVSDGKFTYNGSTAFPGPCNLILIKKGDSPSDPYYLRPEVLTFFLDAGNIYVKGETLRRATVEGSMAQKLHEELRSLQFPVSQKTGSLYRKLVASRENEANKNILVSQMEVTWDILDSVNTGFIRKHPDSYVSWQLFKDIWETQLGRNLLTSKHTYLNMLYNTMSPGVTGSYEAKKYLKELSKLATLKPGTAAPDFTMNNMAGKPVSLHALRGKYVLLDFWASWCVPCRRENPNVKNAYAAYKDKGLEVLAVTLDKDSAAWMEAVKKDDLPWLHVGDMKGWDTYAAVVYNVKAVPSNWLIDPDGIVVAVNLTGEALQKRLGELLGNK